The Megalops cyprinoides isolate fMegCyp1 chromosome 10, fMegCyp1.pri, whole genome shotgun sequence genome window below encodes:
- the LOC118784639 gene encoding rho family-interacting cell polarization regulator 2-like — protein sequence MSEIAEDDLNVVIRGEAEDVFLEGSSHYPEVMAAVPHSPGGPNGIIRSQSFAGFSTLQEKRSRCNSFIGNSLVLKKPQAKPKKTQLSGHKGGSNSSREPQPKRVEEVYRALKQGLVEYLEVHQVELDKLTSLTKDMQRNSRLGVLYDLDKQIKTLERYIRRLEFHMSKVDELYEAFCIQRHLRDGACKMKQAFSTSHSSRSSRESLAEVNRRYKEYSENMSTFESELENLLGEFHIKMRGLAGFARLCSGDQYEVFMRYGRQRWKLKGRIEGNSRQSWDGEEMVFTPLIIDLISIKVSELKGLANHILVGSVICETKDLFTAMPQLVAVDVNDLGTIKLNLEVAWYPFDAEDLTLSSGNLSKAAALQRRVSVYSQDTPETPIFQESPYFSWHTPQQDGQHPSFLHTLRDTFLQKMRRSRSLADLPTLRMRPTSSLEVYSTLPDDVFENGGCGVTECKQLFFTFSDTPQSSPLTLPGRPNPAIMVTPPENDCQSLQSESMEDGRPQRDGDEEDGVEEEDEEEEEEGSISISLASEADGEWEEQAESLQNGSASQGSDRLSTTDVFLDHVVSDALLQDEGSDLKPVELEAEEGNLTKQLVRRLTSGDVLLDPARPEGALGWGSSLEEAFHGLLLTLEGLQEKSKELQELEQEVLHLEDVLKSRAPAHRSRSSSLSLTVESALESFDFLNTSDFDDDDTGDDDLPNSGFFSTESERIGAGQHPEARGHLSEALTEDTGMGNSVAGTPLPLTTGSESLDIAVTRHLQYCCHLIQLLSSGGSPSHVRAQLHKISSQSQLLEELGEICTDRLGTICTPADVLPGLAERPALLLFWSQLSGPGSPFHSTLDRALKHLQHNYTEVLQEKHLKSADTVFRLVISEMVDRSELASPCPSPSALYQDVLTVFQFHNYVCAHDVHSMEEHFLQVAREVDFVAGLRSGDPVWTLRELQEVQASSLWPQEETLRALATLLVADDPQLRQSVATFLTSAATHSSFRAKAVDCYIQALSEAGVQTQREACVALGCLQASEGIEAVVSLCNSADEELRQVAIETLLTFGEEGQLAYEQLDTVPREMVHLGSRRGNAITTAL from the exons ATGTCTGAGATTGCTGAGGATGACCTAAACGTCGTGATACGAGGGGAAGCAGAGGATGTCTTCTTAGAAG GTTCCTCCCACTACCCAGAGGTCATGGCAGCTGTCCCCCACTCTCCTGGGGGCCCCAATGGCATCATCCGGAGCCAGTCCTTCGCTGGCTTTAGCACCCTACAGGAGAAGCGCTCAAG ATGCAACTCTTTCATAGGAAACTCTCTTGTGCTGAAGAAGCCCCAGGCCAAGCCAAAGAAGACACAACTGTCGGGCCATAAAGGCGGCAGCAACAGCTCCCGTGAGCCACAACCGAAGAGGGTGGAAGAGGTGTACAGGGCACTGAAACAAGGCCTGGT TGAATATTTGGAGGTGCACCAGGTCGAGCTGGACAAGCTCACTTCCTTGACGAAAGACATGCAGAGGAACTCCAGGCTG GGGGTGTTGTACGATCTTGACAAG CAAATCAAGACATTGGAGAGGTACATCCGCCGGCTGGAGTTCCACATGAGTAag GTGGATGAGCTGTATGAAGCCTTCTGCATCCAGAGGCACCTGCGGGACGGAGCCTGCAAGATGAAGCAGGCCTTCTCCACCTCACACTCCTCCAGGAGCTCCCGTGAGAGCCTGGCTGAAGTCAACCGCCGCTACAAGGAGTACAGCGAG AATATGAGCACTTTTGAAAGTGAGCTGGAGAACCTGCTGGGGGAGTTCCACATTAAAATGAGAG gtCTGGCTGGCTTTGCTCGACTCTGTTCAGGAGACCAGTATGAG GTGTTCATGCGTTACGGGCGCCAGCGCTGGAAGCTGAAGGGCCGGATTGAGGGGAACTCCAGGCAGAGCTGGGACGGGGAGGAGATGGTGTTCACTCCCCTCATCATCGACCTCATTTCCATCAAG GTTTCTGAACTGAAAGGTCTGGCCAATCACATCCTGGTGGGCAGTGTCATCTGTGAAACCAAGGACCTCTTTACAGCCATGCCACAGCTGGTTGCTGTGGATGTCAATGACCTGGGCACCATCAAACTCAACCTGGAGGTTGCTTGGTA TCCGTTTGATGCGGAAGACCTGACTCTTTCCTCTGGGAACTTGTCCAAGGCAGCTGCCCTGCAGAGACGGGTATCTGTGTACAGCCAGGACACCCCTGAAACTCCCATCTTCCAGGAGTCCCCCTACTTT AGCTGGCACACCCCCCAGCAGGACGGCCAGCACCCCTCATTCCTCCACACCCTGCGCGACACCTTCTTACAGAAGATGAGGCGCAGCCGCTCGCTGGCCGACCTCCCCACGCTGCGAATGCGCCCCACGTCCAGCCTGGAGGTCTAC TCAACCCTGCCTGATGATGTGTTCGAGAACGGGGGGTGTGGTGTCACCGAGTGCAAGCAACTGTTCTTCACCTTCTCTGACACACCCCAGTCCagccctctcaccctccctggGCGACCCAATCCTGCGATCATGGTCACGCCGCCGGAAAATGACTGCCAGTCTCTGCAGTCCGAGAGCATGGAGGATGGCAGGCCACAGAGAGACGGGGACGAAGAAGATGGggtggaagaggaggatgaggaggaggaggaagaggggagcaTTAGCATCAGCCTGGCCAGTGAGGCTGATGGCGAGTGGGAAGAGCAGGCGGAAAGCCTACAGAACGGATCTGCTTCACAGGGCTCTGACCGGCTCTCAACCACCGACGTCTTCCTCGACCATGTTGTGTCTGATGCCCTCCTGCAGGACGAGGGCTCGGACCTGAAGCCCGTGGAACTGGAAGCAGAAGAGGGCAACCTGACCAAGCAGCTGGTGCGGAGGCTGACATCGGGGGATGTGCTACTGGACCCTGCGCGGCCGGAAGGAGCCCTGGGCTGGGGCAGCAGTCTGGAGGAGGCCTTCCACGGCCTGCTGCTGACACTGGAGGGCCTGCAGGAGAAGAgcaaggagctgcaggagctggagcaggaggtcCTGCATCTAGAGGACGTGCTGAAG AGCAGAGCTCCCGCCCACAGGAGCAGATCTTCCAGTCTCAGTCTGACAGTGGAGAGTGCTTTAGAGAGCTTCGACTTCCTCAACACCTCAGACTTTGATGACGATGACACAGGTGACGATGACCTCCCTAACTCAGGCTTCTTCAgcacagagtcagagagaatcGG GGCAGGCCAGCACCCGGAGGCCAGGGGCCATCTGAGTGAGGCTCTAACGGAGGACACGGGAATGGGGAACAGCGTGGCTGgcaccccccttcccctcaccACCGGGAGCGAGAGCCTGGACATTGCTGTCACCAGACACCTGCAGTACTGCTGCCACCTCATCCAG CTCCTGTCCAGTGGTGGAAGCCCCTCCCATGTCAGAGCTCAGCTCCATAAAATCTCCTCTCAAAGCCAGCTTCTAGAGGAGCTGGGAGAGATCTGCACTGACCGGCTAGGGACCATCTGCACACCTGCTGATG tgCTCCCGGGACTGGCCGAGAGGCCTGCTCTGCTCCTCTTCTGGTCCCAGCTCAGTGGTCCAGGCAGTCCATTTCACAGCACCCTGGACAGAGCACtgaaacacctgcagcacaACTATACTGAAGTCTTGCAGGAGAAACACCTCAAGTCTGCAGACACGG TATTTCGGCTGGTGATCAGTGAGATGGTGGACAGGAGTGAGCTGGCCTCCCCCTGCCCTTCACCCTCTGCCCTGTACCAGGATGTCCTCACCGTGTTCCAGTTCCACAACTACGTGTGCGCGCACGACGTGCACAGCATGGAAGAGCACTTTCTCCAGGTGGCCAGGGAAG TGGACTTTGTGGCAGGGCTGCGCTCTGGTGACCCAGTGTGGACACTGAGGGAACTGCAGGAGGTCCAGGCCTCCAGCCTTTGGCCCCAGGAAGAGACTCTGAGGGCCCTCGCCACACTCCTGGTGGCAGATGACCCCCAGCTCAGACAGTCTGTAGCCACCTTCCTCACTTCAGCTGCCACCCATTCTTCCTTCAGAGCAAAG GCGGTGGATTGCTACATTCAGGCCCTGTCGGAAGCAGGGGTTCAGACTCAGAGAGAAGCCTGTGTCGCTCTTGGCTGCTTACAG GCCAGTGAGGGCATTGAGGCGGTGGTGTCCCTGTGCAACTCAGCCGATGAAGAACTCCGTCAAGTTGCCATAGAAACCTTGCTTACCTtcg GTGAAGAAGGGCAACTGGCCTATGAACAGCTGGACACAGTTCCCAGGGAAATGGTACATCTGGGCTCACGACGAGGGAACGCCATCACCACTGCCCTTTGA